In the Vulpes vulpes isolate BD-2025 chromosome 12, VulVul3, whole genome shotgun sequence genome, TTGCCCAGAAATAATGCCTAACTTTGTTGCAACTATTTTGCTCAACCTACTATACAAACCATAATAAACCTCAGCATCTTCCCAGAAAGTAAAACTTTGAATCATTTAAGAATACAAACCACAAAATTAACTGTTATCAGACTTTGGTTTATTGTAAAAtttagcaaagatttttttttttataatccctGACCCCTTGctctgaaaacaaaagcaaaaacattatTATTGCTTATTCTTTTCCCCCCTACTTTATTTGTGCCACtgtaaaagaagggagaaaaatcattgtaataaataaaaatagagatgtaagagagaaagataaatcagTCCAGATGAGAAATATTAGGAGCAACAGAATTATCATCAAGCAGTTTCAAAATAAGCTTCTTTTGAAAAGGttgtcatataaaaaaaaaaatcacaccaaaaATATAGCAGCGGAGAAGGATAAATACAAGTTAATTGCACACCAATCCCATGCAAAAAACTGGGTCATTAGCCAAAGCAGTAGTATTCAGAATCCAATTTGGGGTGCTTGTGCAAGGCTTGTGAGTCCTCTATTATGGAGCTGTCACTGAATTGGTCCAAGTCCGATGGGGTCTGATGGCCTGGGACATCATCTGCCAAAGTGTCCAGAAAGCTCCCCACAGAGATGCCATCCAGCCCATCACTGCCATCATGTAGGCTATTGTAGCTGCCACGTAAGGAGGTGCTCTGACTCTCCAATAAACTGCACAGGCTGCCACTGAGACTGCTGCCTCGGCTGGTAATGGTGGCTTTCTCTTCAATCATCCACTTGATGGACTCAATGCTCTCATTGATAACAAGTAACTGGCGCATGAGTCTGACATCTGTGGCTCTGAGGTTAACCTGTGGGGAaagcaaagagaggaaaagacatgccagttattttagatttttgaaagACTCAAATTTCATTTGGATTCTGTCTTCCTGTAGGCTATAACTTTAAATGCgcagaataaaatgtaaatttacttgatctcaggatcttttGAAAACTGCTAGCCAATGGCAAAAGTGATAATCAAATAACTCACTTCCTGCCACGTGCATCAGGCTCAAAAGGGGACAGTGAAACTCCCACTGCATCCCTGACCCTAACTCAGCTGCCTGGAAATACCATACTGAATGTCAGGTTCTCTGCCAAGAAACACATTCTTTCTGGCCAAATTAATAGTTTATCCACGTTTACTTGGGAATGTGTATGTAAATGTTGTgaggtgggaagaagagaaatgtacaaaaattaaGGAATCATCATTATTTTAGTAGGtcctacctttttttaaagattttatttattcatgagagccacagagagagaggcagagacatagacagagggagaagcaggctccatgcagggagcccaatgtgggtctcgattcccagacccgggatcacgccccctagctgaaggcagacacccaaccaccgagccacccaggtgcccaggtccTACTTTTTGCGTTATGATGTACCAGACATCATTATGCAAACTCCAACCTTCATTACACTGTAGCAACCCTGGACCACAGGtattatttttatccccattgtacaaaggtgaagaaactgagatctACAGAAAAGAGTATGGAAGAggtctgcttttccttttaagaacCAAATTAATATTCCTTGAATCCAAAAGGATGCCAATACACAAGGCTATTCTACTTTACAAGATGAAGCATGCAGATGTCTTCTATAGATCTGATTATTTGCCTCGGATATGTCAGGGGAAGCCCCAATCAAAATTGGTATATGAAACTGAGAAAGTTCTAGAACTTCCCTAGGTGACTTCTAGGTGTGTCATCCTCCTGATACTTCTAAATCACTTCAAAGAAATCTATCCTCATAGCACAAAGCGGAATTTCTTTGTGGGTCTTACAGTTAAATGGGAACAGCTGCTAACATCAAGAGTATGGTGGTTCTGTGAAAGCAGAGAGGTAGGCTGCAAGAACTCTCATGATTGTCCCTCTTCTTGCTCTAAGTGATGTGGCTCCTATAGAGATTCTTGCACCTGGACTGGGAGTCAGGGCTACATTTGGCCACCAGAGGTCACATTCACTATGGTTTGAagtagatttcctttttcttttctttatacttctttttttttagttggggTCTTTAACCCAAGAGGCTGGTCCTTGCTAATTCTTTCTTTAAGATCCAAGACTAATTCAGATTTGTAGGTTTCTAGAATTATTAAAGGCATTCAGTCATGAGTGACTCAAGCCTTAAGGAAGAAAGAGCCTATTGTCTTCAAATGTATGcattcatattataaaaatatttcctggttAGGAGTTAATCCATAACCAAAGGTGAACTTCAGGCTGAGTGAATGTGATGAACAAATATTAGGAGAAGATGGAATTTCTACCAATGACTTCAAAGATGTAAGATTTCAGATTAtgtacatataattatttttaaaagcataaggTACAATTTTAAAACTCTTCATCTTGCTAGGCTATCACACAAAATGACTTGAGTGGCTTCCTTAAATTCTCTGAGAAAAGCCCGCAAAATGAACTATATACATGGAAACTGTGAAAATGATTTGTGTCTGAGGTGTCCGTGTGCAGAGGAACATTAACTTATTAAGTTTTGAGATATTTTCCTGTTTGTCGTAGTATTTCTGTGACACTGCTGTATCGGTGACCTCGCAGGGATGCTGCATGGAGGAAGGAGGCTTTCTGGCAGTCTTCATGTTCAAGTTCCCCCCCACACCCTGGGAGCCATCAACATACTGTTCAGGCTCCCTggaatacaacaaatatttataaaccaaCAATCTGTTGAGGTCCACTGAGGAGCCTAGGAAATCAATACGAGCCAAAGTCTTACAAAATTCCCCGGTTAGACATCTGTAGCTGATAAAACAGGCTGTGCCCATTGTCGGCGTGGTGCGACACGAGTGCAACCGTTTCCCGTCAGCGCCCAAACGAGCCACAGCTGCATTCGTTCACGTCCCCGCCCTGTCGCATGACAGTGTTCTGGTCCGTGCCCAGCCGTGGGTGTGTTCCCTGTTAGTCTCCTCAATTGGAATGCTTGCTCAATTCCTCCTCAAAtccccccttccttctttttttttttttcttaagattttatttatttattcataagagacacacagagagaggcagagacacaggcagagggagaagcaggctccatgcagggagccttgatgcaggactcgatcctgggtctctaggatcaggccctgggcccaaggcagtgctaaaccgctgagccacccaggctgcccaaatccCCCCTTCCTGaagtctccttccttccatcagcATTACGTGCTGATTCTGCCTCCTTTGCTGCCCCACGTAAGAAATGGCTTGCAATACTTCCATTTCTTGAGGTCTGACCTAAGCAtcaaaatttttgtaattttttatttatttatttttttagagactgacataaataaataaataaataaataaatttatttatttatttattggcataATTTTAGATTTGTGAAAgttcagccccccccccaccccccaccccgggcggtAATAACACACACTCCCAACAACTGTGTCACTCTGGGGTTAAAACATActcaagacaattttttttttctccagccgTTCTGGTCTGAGTTACACAGTGGCCAcatcaaatataaatttttcaattttattgaacaATGAAAATCAGAGGAATAGCAGAGGAATAGACAGTGAAGTAACAAAAGCTCCCTTTGACCATgagatgatttatttaaaaaaaatctttttcttctgaagGCAAACATTCACAGGCCATTGAACCACTGCTGGGGGAGAAAAATGACGAAAGCGAGTCAGTTAGAACTCGGTTAGAACACGTTGATCTGGCTGCTAATGATTACAGATTCAACTTCTAACTCTGTCCTCCTGGTGAGAGAGCAAACAGCTGGCAACCGTGGGAGCACCGGGCCCGCCGGTTCCCAGGCTGCCCGTCCATCACCTGGAGCTCCGGGCTGCCTCACACCACCTTCTCCTGGAACTAAGGTGTGTTTGCCCTCTTGCCAATGATCCTTGAAAGTCTGAGCAATCCACCGCAGAACTAAACCGCAGTGTTGCTTCTGTCTCTGGTAGCTGCTCCGCCTTTCCTCACATCAGTCTTTATGAAGTCTGGCCACCTATGAAGGAGACCAAGGCCTGCCCGGTTGGTAGGAAACCGTCGGTTCTTTCACCTGAGGTCTTATCAGGTCCGGTGACTCCAAGGATATAGAAAGCTGGGAGGCCCTTGTCATGGTCTGGATTTAAGTTCTCCTACTTGGAGAACCCCTTCCTAATCCATGGTGGTATCcagtctccatgcccagttcAATTctacatttctgggttttttgttccCTTTCCAAAATGTATGGCTAGTCAAAAGCATCCCACTTCTTGTGGGTGTATTTTTTGCATATCTCATGAGCAGGTGAGCACCACAGAATGCAGGGGAAGTGGTTTATTCTGTTCACCACTCTGGGCCCATGACCTGTAAGAGTGCTTGGCACATACTAGATGCTCAATTCATATTTATTCAAAGGTGGAATGATTGTTACAGATTGCACCTTCTGTCAAGAACACCCCTCCTTTGGATCAGTGATAGGTGActtgagaggaaggagagaggcagtTTCTGGAAAGAGCCTTCAGTACTGAAGCATTCCCAGCATGCAACCCCATTCTGATTCATTCACAGGATTCAAACACTGAGTAACTGGCACAAGAAAACTGGTATTCCTAGCTCGAATGTACAGATTATTGAGATAGTATCTCTGAAAGGAAATGGGCTTCAAGGTGTGACTCATACTCCAAACATTAGTCTGTTTGTTCCCAGGTGATAACTGTTCCTGGTCCTAACATAGCACAGGCACAGTGTTCTGTAAACAACTGATGAAATGAGTTAATCAAAGGGAACAAACAAATAGGGCatttatgaaagaagaaagaaagaaagaagaaagaaagaaagaaagaaagaaagaaagaaagaaagaaagaaagagaaagaaaaagatttgcaCCCATTGATGCAAAAAGATGGGAatgtccttctctctttttctccactgCCCCCAGGCCTCACTCTGGTCTTTGCAGTATTGCAGTGTGGTTCACCTTCATACTTAACAGAAGTCTCTCCTGCTTTAGGATTATAACAGTCTCCACACTGGGTGAATGCtgaaattttatatcatttttggACAGTAGTGAACAAGTAGTGCAGAACTTAAAATGAGGGATCCTGAAAGagcaaatattcttcaaaataaactttCCCAGATCTGTGTTTTCTTCCTGGCTATCATTTTTACACTGAAAGAAGACGAATGTTTTAAACTAGCATAATGGAATCCAAGAAGGAGAGAGGGTGGTTTGATAATACTCAGTTTATCAGGGAGTTGCTAAACAAGTCAACTTCTTTTGTGGTGCTGTCTGAGGAACACGGTACAGGGTTCTGGTCTGCCACTGTCACTGTCTACCTATGCGACCTTTGGGCAAGCAGGCTGGGTACATGGGACCTCAGCCTCTGTATCCATGAAGACAAAGGATGCGGTTGTATTTTCAGCTCCAGTGAGCTAGAGGACTCAGTGGCAGTGGTAAAGCAATCTGTTCTCCCAGTTTTGAGGATTTAATTGGACTGAGGGACCACCTATCACTTTTGTCTGCTTTTCATGTTGaggatttatttaaatgttattggATACAAAGAATCTGCAGATCAGATCGTCTGGGATTTCCCTCCATTTTGAAATAGTCTCCAATTGTTTTGTCATGCCTGTGACCATTTGATTACTAAATTGTTTCTGCTTTGAGAAAACAATGTGGGCTATGGAGGAGACCGAATAATCAATTTTGCTACTCAACAGCTCCAGCAAAAGTTTTAGCTCGTAAAAACTCATGGCCAAAGCCAACAGTTTGAGCTCTTTGTGAATTTGAATCTCCTTATCAGAAATTGTATGGTAATAGTGATTTTGGTTCCTGCTATTTgggtttaaataaaaatcttacatgtGTTCTGCTGCAGGATAAACATATAGATCATCTTCCATATGCCTACTTATTAACTGAAATGTATACATGAGCTGTGGAATGTATCTTCCAAATAGGGACAGTGTTCGCTCTAGCTAGTCATATGGGAGGCTTGGACAGTACCATGTACTCCTATCTCTCATCAACCTCGCCTTCACTATTTTCATCCTTTGGTTTAAGAGAATCGACTAGTCAGATAAAAGCAGGCCATCTCCTAGTTATATACTTCCAATGTAAAATCCACAATAGCCATGACCTAAATCCTGAATGTCCAGCAAGCTGTAATATGAATCAGAAGGGAGAAAGACTACTTTATAAATCAATAATCATGTACACGAAGCAAGGAAAACAGATTAGATTTGCCTTTTAATGTGAGGCTCTAAGCCTAGTTCCTCATTCAGAGGAACAAATTTTTCAGATTTGTAATTGGTGGAAGGCCTTTTTTTTCTAGccatatttatatttccaaacTTACCAAAAAAATTACCAGCATCTGTTTATACCTTATGAAAAGGCTGCTATAACTATGCTTGGaatattatttttgcatttgggTGTTTTGTAATCAAGTCCAAATTTGCTCCCTCTCCAAATTCACCACATCCTCAACATGATGATCACAGAAGATTTTCTGCCTACCCATCCTGAAATTTTCCAGCAGTTTTATTAATAGCTTTCTTTATAAAGCACTCTAACCGTATTCTCAGAGGATCCGTAAGGGTATCATTGTCCCTTTGCAGCCCGAGAAGACATTGTACAACAATGTACAACTCCGCCTGCTGCTTTTGGTTTCAAATGCTTCAGGAGAAAAGCCTGTGGCCCTTTACCAGTGCTGTTTGGCCAGAgctttcctctgctttctcagGCAGTTCAAAATTTACAACAAAATTTCTTCCTAATTGGGCAGCAGAGGATCCCATTTTTATGTCAGCTTTGTctttatttgtgttgtttctatgTGGAACTGAACAATATTAGAACGGTTCTCTCTTTTCCCTAAACCTTATGGATAGAAGAGTAATTTCTCCCAAGACTAAGCTACATACATAAAAACGTGGTCATCAGCACAGCTAACTGATGTCCTGATAAATGAGAAAGCTGCCTCTGGTTTATTTGAAAGGGGCACATGTGACTCCCCTGAATCGTAGACATACATTCCTGCCACCAGGCCTGCTTAGGAGTTCTGCACAGTTTCTGCTGATGAATCTTCTGATCACCAAATTATGACCAGGGAGCTTTTCAGTCCCAACCCATCAGGTATCAGACCAATGGGTGCTCAGAGACCTGTGGTATCAATTTCTTGTTCATACTCTAATGTTGTGAAAACCATTTCCCCGAGTGCTTTCAATATGTGTATGCAAAGTGTCATTTTGGCCAATGGAAGAGACTGTAAATTACCTGAGTAGAAAGAAATTCATTTGAGATGATCGCACAAAAACATGAACTTCAGACATTTCTAGCAGAGCAGCTCACATGGATAGAACAAAGACCAGATAAGAAGTGTCTCACTAAGTCATAATGAATATTCTTTCTGCATGTGAAATTTTCCAATTTAGAACTTAAAATAGGATTTTTACATGGAAGATGAGGATATGATGATGTGCTCCTCTGGGATATGTAGTGGCTGTGCTTACTCTGGGAAGCAAGGAGGATGTGGGGTGGAgtgctgataaatgtttaacTGGTTTCCTGGGAAaactatacacatacatacacacacacacacacacacacacacaaacatgcaatAGGAATCATGCTGATATAACAAATGTATAGCACACCCtttacaaataatactaaaatatgttACCTTTTATTATAAACTTTACATAACTCATGGATTCTCAGAGaatgctctttgtttttttgctgaattcccttttaaaaaagatttatttatttatttgagagagagagagagagaaagcacagggggagagggagagggagagagagaaaatctcaagcaggcttcctactgaacgtggagcccagcttggggcttgatcccataccctgagactatgacctgagcagaaatcaagggtcaaactcttaaccaactgagccaagtGCCCTCATTTTTGCTGAATTCTTATATGTGCAGCAACCTATAGTTGTAGTTCAACCATAATTTAACAAAGAGTTGACCCCAATCTACTCTTaataattttttgtcatttatctaTGTGATTTACTGTTAAACAATTTCTCATCCTAATACAAATTACACTTATTAAACTGAAGCCTATTTCTGCTTCAGCACTAGTTGTGTGCTTTAGCACTAGTTAGGTCAGAACCTTACAGGTCTGTTAGTGATGTGAGCATTTTTGCTGACTTGGACAACAGTTTTTTTAATGCATGAAGaatatttcccaattttttttatgCTGTCAATAATGTAATAGCTAAGGACATGacatacttttatttctgttttgggttttgtttttttttaaggatcttatttatttgacagagacagagtacaagcaaggggagcggcAGAGGTAGGGGAAGAAGCacgctccccattgagcagggagccccagtcaGGGTTCTATCCCAAGACCCAGgtatcatgacatgagctgaaggcagatgcttaaccaactgagtcacccaggcatcacataacacactttttaaatttaatctgcaatattaatattttctccatcATTGTCTTAAgacagtcaacaaaatgaaaatcaagttCTGATTTATactgttttctaatttctgtgCTGTAAATACTTCAACCATGGCTAATTTCAAGCTACCATTGTGATGCCACTAAATAAGGTTGAGAAGAGATGCTCAGTAGTACAGAACTATGTAATAGTGTCACCCTAGagatacagtaaatattttaaataacctcAAGAAAACTATTAATagcaaaatatactaaaataattaaaaagtgatGAATTTTGAGCATTTATAACCTTTGTTTTTCATATAACTTCTTAATTTGTAGGTCTCTATGTATAATTTAAGGtcttttgagatataattgacatataacattgtgttagttttaggtatacaacatgatgatcgatatgtacatattgtgaaataactaccacagtaagtttagttatCATTCATCACCTTGAATAGttacaaggttttttttaaatatttttatttatttgctcatgagagacacacaaagagaggcagagatgtttTTGCTACTGAATTAAAGGTACAGAAAGAGTAAAGGCTTTACCTGACCTACTGCATTTTATGATAAGTAGATtagagagtttgatttcttccctaagggcttttatttttctatataggaCTAAAAACTCAATGTAATTTTGTCCTTTCCACTAAATATAATTTgagggaaatttaaatatttataccaaAGTTATAAAAAAGTGTTTTCCATGGAAAGATTTCAAATATTGaagtagattattatttttaaaaaacatttatttatttaagagagtgagagagagcatggcaaggagaagcagaggcagagggagagaaaaactcaagcagatgcagtactgagtgcagagccccatgcagggcttgatttcatgaccctgagatcaagatctgagccaaaaccaagagactgatgcttaaccaaatgtGCCAGTCAGGTGCCCCGAATAGATTATTATTTAAGCATTACTGAGACATGAAATATACTTGGAAAGGGGATTGAGATATCTAAAACTCATTTaagcatttgcatttttatattctaatttttagtagttatatttccaaaatatgcTGCACACTTCTCTATCTTGATAAAGAGAACCATGCAGAACCAAGCTGAATCAAGTAGTAATGGGCCACCATTATAAACAGcatttttaaagcagttattCAGCAATGCGATTAAGGGGCTTGGGGAAATAGgactgtggattttttttttcttcttttttacttggTTTCAGACAGCCATCCTCACCCAGATGCCTAATCTTATCTATCAGGGATTTCTTGATGCTGGTATTCAATCTGTTCATCACAGTCCTTATGCCCCGTTTCTTCCTCAGGCTCCCGACTCTCTTTCCAATCTGTCTGTGGCACAGTAGTATTTTAGTAACCTTCACTTTTTTCCTCTTCGCAGGGAGGGGAGAACAGAGTCATGAGGAAAACTGATCTTTGCACTCCACGAGAAGTAGCATCAGCTGGTAAGTAACGTTAGGCGAGGAAGCAGCGTCTGTGACAGAATAGAGAGCACGTGCCTTGCTCCCTAGAGCAGGGCTTCTCCACCTTCACATGCATATGGATCACCTCAGAGtcttgttaaaattcagattctgttCACTAGTTCCTTGACCTTGCATTTTGAACATGTCCCCCGCGGATGCCAGGGGAACCTGGCAGCCTCTCAGAGATCTCCCAGGAAGCCCCTGCTGGTATCTATATGCGTGTGTAGTTGCCTGCCCGTGAGTGCGCACTAGGCCTAGGAACTTGTTTCTAGAGAACAGAATACAGCAAACATGATGGGATACAGCAAACATGATGGGATGTCTCTTCTGAGAAAAGGTTACAAAAAGACAGTGGTTTCTCTCATGGGTATAGTCTACCGCTCGTTCTGAGGAGAGCCAGCTGCCAGGCTGTGAACTGTCCTGTTGTGAGATCTACATGATACGAACTGATATCCCTGCACAATAGCTAGCAAGGCCGAGGCCTGCCAACTGCTACTGGCTATATGAATGAAGTTGGAAGCAAACCATCCCAGAGCTGAGCCTGGAGATGACCGCATCCCCAGCCAATGTGTTGATTGCAGGCTTGTGAAGAGAGCCTGAGCCAGAGACACTCAGTTAATCCATGCCCAGGCTTCTGACTCATGGAAGCTGTGACATAAAACAGGTCTGCTGTTTACATTGCTAAGTTTTAGGGTATTTGTTATTCAGCATGAACAACTAATGCACCAGTGCTGTTGGGATATGGACATTTTGAGTAGCAAGAGCCTAAGGATCTTTCTACTTGTGGATGATTTCAGGTAATAGATGCTGGAAACAGTATCCATGGAATGGTACTCTACTGATTCACGTTttatggtttgaaaaaaaaagtttaaaaagtagtTAAATGTTATTGATGGAGACAGAAAATGTTCAAGGAAGTTAAGATGTTCAAGAGAGGGCCATCTGCATCTCCCACAGGACAACCTGTTTTCCATAAGAAAGGTGATTTATTGCTTTGAAGGAGAAACAATGGATGATATCTCTGGTATCTGACACATGATGCTTTCAGTGGAGGTTACTTGTAAATATATTCCCTATAACATGAAGATCATAAAAAGTAGGGTATGCAATGATAAAATAATCAACTAAGATAATAACATTCAGatataattttaagagtttaGAATACAGTAAAAGATTAATGAAGCTGACATCACTGAATTTTCGATACTAAGGAATCTACCAAATTGTAATATGGTTTTTCATAATTCTCCACTTAAATGGAAGAATTCCCTTTAATTTGGTCTCCCTAAGGGAAAGTAGGGAGGAGATTTAGGGTAGGGATTAGAGTCACATTTATTCAGTGCCTCCTATAAACCAGATTTGTTTTTCACGtgttaattcattttctttagaaagggtcttttgggggtgcctgggtggctcagtcagttaagcctctgtcttcagctttggttatgatcccagagtcctgggatccagccccacatcatgtcaggctctctgctcaagggggagcctgcctctccctctccctctgccccctcccccaacttgtgttctctttgtctcaaataaataaataaaatctttaaaagaaaaaaaaaaaaaaaagaaagaaaggatcctCTGTAGAAAGGTCCTTTCACGTAGGAAACATAACTGAGATACTGGCATTTTATTGTCATCATTCATTTTTACAATGTTAATGTTGACAATTTGGTAATGtttgaaatgtttcatttaatGATGCTGAagattgcttttgttttgtatatGATGCCTAAACACTGACTATTTTCATTTGGGAAAGTTTGGGTGGGACTTTCCAGATGACACTAGTTAGAGCAGTGATCTCACACCCTGAAGAGTAGCCAGTGAGAAACACTTGCCACATTTCAACATTTGCTGATAATATATCGACTGTCTTGTCTAGtgatttatctcatttattttgtttcattagcTTTAAGAATATTATTAGGCACATCtgccatttattgaatgttttctgTGTGCCATGGCTTTACAAATTAATTTGTCTAATAAATTCAGTATCATTATTACAATAAATATGTGATAGAAGCTGTTTATTATTCTCATTATGATCCCAGTCTGACATGTAAAGTGCTTGAAAATTATCACTCCTatgtttataataagaaaaaagatgaacaaactaaatcaacaactcttcttagatTCATCAGAGAACAGAGAACATTCATCACAGGGCAAACTGCTGCCCCTGGGAGATAAACAGGTAGTTACAGAGACTCATGGCTTACTAAGATCATAAGTCTGGAATCAGAAGGCCCAAGATGGAGCTGATATCAGTAGAAATACTTGAAACTCTAATTGATGAATTGCTAGAGGTTCAGTGTAGGTTAGATTGAGAGTTCCAAAAGGCCCAGTTTTAGATTAACCCCACGTGTTCATGAATGTCACCTCCAGGAGCCCCACCAGGTTCTCACTCTCTGCTATGCTTctggcagggagaggggacaaGTTACCATTCGGAGATATGCCCAGAgccctcttcttcttcttaacaAGACCCACCCTCAAGGGAAACATTTTATCAGAGTCTAACGTACTGGGCGTTTACCAGACCCTAACCAACACTCAACTCACCTAATCATGGACTCTTTCCTCACAACTTACCACCATGTCAATATGGCTCCTGGATACTAACAGAGGAATTTCAGCTAAAAGTGTCGCAGGCCTCAGACTCT is a window encoding:
- the LURAP1L gene encoding leucine rich adaptor protein 1-like, which produces MEDGPLPDLRDIELKLGRKVPESLVRSLRGEEPAPREGDRDPCGGSGGGGGGGGCSSSSSSSCSFPASLPSSSSSSPTPGSPRRSPCSALERLETKLHFLRQEMVNLRATDVRLMRQLLVINESIESIKWMIEEKATITSRGSSLSGSLCSLLESQSTSLRGSYNSLHDGSDGLDGISVGSFLDTLADDVPGHQTPSDLDQFSDSSIIEDSQALHKHPKLDSEYYCFG